The DNA sequence CGCCCCTCCATGCCTCGTGGGTCAACCAGGTGGAGATCTTCTTCTCGATCCTGCAGCGGCGGTGCCTGAAGCACGGAGACTTCCACTCCACCGAGGATCTGCGGGAGCGCGTCCTGGCCTTCATCGCCCGCTGGAACACCGCGGAGGGTCACCCCTTCCAGTGGACCTTCCGCGGGTACCCGATGCAGGAAAAGGCGGTGGCGTGAGTGCCTGAAAAGCCCCCTTGGGACCGGCCGGAGGTCCGTCGAGCCTTTAATGAGGCAGCCCGGGAGGAGATCCAACAGCTCCTCACGGCCCGGGGGCTCACCCACCTGGGCGTGCTCAGCCGGGGGCGTTACCTGGTGATCTACTCCGGGGAGAGGGGCGAGAAGGTGCCGCGGGTCCGGTTCAGCCGCATCGACCCCGGGCGGTACGCGCTGGACATGGCCAACCACCGTGGGGCATGGGAGCCGACGCCCTTCACGGGAACCCTCGCCGAACTGTTCAGCC is a window from the Bacillota bacterium genome containing:
- a CDS encoding transposase; protein product: MRFMETVAEEYREAARILVIWDNLNIHHDGPKHRWSQFNARHRGKFQFVTTPLHASWVNQVEIFFSILQRRCLKHGDFHSTEDLRERVLAFIARWNTAEGHPFQWTFRGYPMQEKAVA